Proteins from one Catenulispora sp. GP43 genomic window:
- the pgsA gene encoding phosphatidylinositol phosphate synthase — MLNRYARAFFTAVFTPIARFFLSVGISPDAVTLVGTLGVITGALCFYPRGSFFVGTLVITAFVFSDLVDGTMARMVQRKDKFGAFWDSTLDRLADAAIFGGLAWWFGRGGNQPVLFGVCLAIMGLGAVVSYARARAEGLGVDANVGYVERSERLVGSLVATGLAGLGVPYIQAVALWAIAIGSLVTLVQRVLLVRKELLVKVPKGETTE; from the coding sequence ATGCTCAACCGTTACGCGCGTGCCTTCTTCACCGCCGTCTTCACCCCGATCGCCCGGTTCTTCCTGAGCGTCGGGATCAGTCCGGACGCGGTGACGCTGGTCGGCACGCTCGGCGTGATCACCGGCGCGCTGTGCTTCTACCCGCGCGGGTCGTTCTTCGTCGGGACGCTCGTCATCACCGCTTTCGTGTTCTCCGACCTGGTCGACGGGACGATGGCGCGGATGGTGCAGCGCAAGGACAAGTTCGGCGCCTTCTGGGACTCCACGCTGGACCGGCTCGCGGACGCGGCGATCTTCGGCGGGCTGGCGTGGTGGTTCGGCCGCGGCGGGAACCAGCCGGTGTTGTTCGGGGTCTGTCTGGCCATCATGGGGCTCGGCGCGGTGGTGTCGTACGCGCGGGCCCGGGCCGAGGGGCTCGGCGTGGACGCGAACGTCGGCTACGTCGAGCGCAGCGAGCGGCTGGTCGGCTCGCTGGTGGCGACCGGGCTCGCCGGGCTCGGCGTGCCCTACATCCAGGCCGTCGCGCTGTGGGCCATCGCCATCGGCTCCCTCGTCACCCTGGTGCAGCGCGTGCTGCTGGTCCGCAAGGAACTGCTGGTCAAGGTGCCGAAGGGGGAGACGACGGAGTGA